The following are encoded together in the Bradyrhizobium sp. CCGUVB1N3 genome:
- a CDS encoding MFS transporter, with translation MVDVTSDVPTQAAAAAKPSARRYYVLGLLTIIYALNFLDRTIFNVLIEPIKKEFQLSDTMMGLLAGFGFALFYSLLGIPIARMADRLSRRNIVALAFAFWSAMTALCGMATSVTSLALARIGVGIGESAGSPASQSIVADLFAKNERPRALGIYAIGTYLGVFLGYFVGGYVNQHYGWRMAFYVAGLPGILLAAVLWLTISEPKRGAMQETFSPEPLGPTLRFLASQQSFIIVLIGFCLTTYTNYATAAWIPPFLARVHHLSSAEIGTYAGTFKGLAGMAGTLLGGFVVAQVSRRDDRWKLWPPAITSCLAGPVFALCMLTQDFATMVAMLALTSFLVGFHLGPIFAIAQTVAKPSMRALASALIALTATCFGQGLGPLIVGMINDALKGGFGADAVRYSLLSAAVTTTVGALLFVWAARTIRTDIARAAA, from the coding sequence ATGGTCGATGTGACGTCAGACGTGCCGACGCAGGCGGCCGCGGCCGCAAAGCCGTCCGCACGGCGCTACTACGTGCTCGGGCTGCTCACTATTATCTACGCGCTGAACTTCCTCGATCGCACCATCTTCAACGTCCTGATCGAGCCGATCAAGAAGGAGTTTCAGCTCAGCGACACCATGATGGGCCTCTTGGCCGGCTTCGGCTTCGCGCTGTTCTATTCGCTGCTCGGCATTCCCATCGCCCGCATGGCCGACCGGCTGAGCCGGCGCAACATCGTCGCGCTCGCCTTCGCGTTCTGGAGCGCGATGACGGCGCTGTGCGGCATGGCCACGAGCGTGACCTCGCTGGCGCTTGCCAGAATTGGGGTCGGCATCGGCGAATCCGCGGGCTCGCCGGCCTCGCAATCGATCGTCGCCGATCTCTTTGCCAAGAACGAGCGGCCGCGCGCGCTCGGCATCTACGCCATCGGCACCTATCTCGGCGTGTTCCTCGGATATTTCGTCGGTGGCTATGTCAACCAGCACTATGGCTGGCGGATGGCCTTCTACGTCGCGGGCCTGCCCGGCATCCTGCTCGCCGCCGTGCTGTGGCTGACGATCTCCGAGCCGAAGCGCGGCGCCATGCAGGAGACGTTCTCGCCCGAGCCGCTCGGGCCGACGCTGCGCTTCCTCGCCTCCCAGCAGAGCTTCATCATCGTGCTGATCGGCTTCTGCCTCACCACCTATACGAACTACGCGACCGCGGCGTGGATCCCGCCCTTCCTGGCGCGCGTGCACCATCTGTCGAGCGCGGAGATCGGAACCTATGCAGGGACCTTCAAGGGGCTCGCCGGGATGGCGGGCACCCTGCTCGGCGGCTTCGTGGTGGCGCAGGTGAGCCGCCGCGACGACCGCTGGAAGCTGTGGCCGCCCGCGATCACCTCGTGCCTCGCCGGCCCCGTGTTCGCGCTGTGCATGCTGACGCAGGATTTCGCGACCATGGTGGCGATGCTGGCGCTGACCTCGTTCCTGGTCGGCTTCCATCTTGGACCGATCTTTGCGATCGCGCAGACGGTGGCAAAGCCCAGCATGCGCGCGCTCGCCTCCGCCCTCATCGCGCTGACCGCGACCTGCTTCGGCCAGGGGCTCGGCCCGCTCATCGTCGGCATGATCAACGACGCGCTGAAGGGCGGCTTCGGCGCGGACGCCGTCCGGTACTCCCTGCTGTCTGCAGCGGTCACGACCACCGTGGGCGCCCTGCTCTTCGTCTGGGCTGCCCGCACGATCCGGACCGATATCGCCCGGGCGGCGGCCTGA
- a CDS encoding PepSY domain-containing protein has protein sequence MKARTVRLWSVVHTWTSLISTVFLLLLCLTGLPLIFHHELDELLGYAPQPEAHAGAARATTQAVADAALAADPGRVLQYISWDKDEPGIVFAFTNSAPDGPPDNATVRAFDAVSARLLGPVGVGPMLIVLKLHTDMFAGQAGKLFLGAMGLLFAVAIISGVVLYWPFTRRLRFATIRYPAARRVVWLDWHNLIGVVTVVWALVVGLTGVINTWAELMLDQWKATELASMVAPYAGKPPPVHLASLDGVVARARAAAPGMDIAFIAFPGTPFTSSHHFAAFMRGDTALTARLLKPVLLDGETGEVADSRALPVYLQALLISQPLHFGNYGGMPLKVIWAALDVLTMIVIGSGLYLWLVRRRKRRPARADAFAKRAPVPL, from the coding sequence GTGAAGGCGCGCACCGTCAGGCTCTGGTCCGTGGTCCACACCTGGACCAGCCTGATCTCGACCGTGTTTCTGCTCCTGCTCTGCCTGACCGGACTGCCGCTGATCTTCCATCACGAGCTCGACGAGCTTCTGGGCTATGCCCCCCAGCCCGAAGCTCACGCGGGCGCGGCGCGTGCGACGACCCAGGCGGTCGCCGACGCCGCGCTCGCTGCCGATCCGGGCCGGGTGCTGCAATATATCTCCTGGGACAAGGACGAACCCGGGATCGTGTTCGCATTCACCAACAGCGCGCCGGACGGCCCGCCGGACAACGCCACCGTGCGCGCCTTCGATGCGGTCTCGGCCAGGCTGCTCGGACCCGTCGGTGTCGGGCCGATGCTGATCGTGCTCAAGCTGCACACCGATATGTTCGCCGGCCAGGCCGGAAAGCTGTTTCTCGGTGCGATGGGGCTCTTGTTCGCGGTCGCCATCATCTCCGGCGTGGTGCTGTACTGGCCGTTCACCCGCCGCCTGCGCTTTGCAACCATCCGCTACCCCGCCGCGCGCCGTGTGGTCTGGCTCGACTGGCACAATCTGATCGGCGTGGTGACGGTGGTGTGGGCTCTGGTGGTCGGGCTGACTGGCGTGATCAACACCTGGGCCGAGCTGATGCTCGACCAATGGAAGGCGACCGAGCTCGCCAGCATGGTCGCGCCCTATGCCGGCAAGCCGCCGCCGGTGCATCTGGCTTCGCTCGACGGCGTCGTCGCCCGCGCCAGGGCGGCCGCACCCGGCATGGACATCGCCTTCATCGCTTTCCCGGGTACCCCATTCACGTCGTCGCACCATTTCGCGGCGTTCATGCGCGGCGATACCGCCCTCACGGCGCGCCTGCTGAAGCCCGTGTTGCTGGACGGGGAGACCGGGGAAGTCGCCGACAGCCGGGCGCTCCCGGTCTACCTTCAGGCGCTCTTGATTTCGCAACCGCTGCATTTCGGCAACTATGGCGGTATGCCGCTGAAGGTGATCTGGGCCGCGCTTGACGTGCTCACGATGATCGTGATCGGCAGCGGCCTCTACCTCTGGCTGGTGCGGCGGCGAAAGCGGCGGCCGGCCCGCGCCGACGCATTCGCGAAACGAGCCCCGGTCCCGTTGTGA
- a CDS encoding NADH-quinone oxidoreductase subunit A, whose product MSGILQNYLPLVVFIGVAGLIGLVLLIAPFIVAFQQPDPEKLSAYECGFNAFDDARMKFDVRFYLVAILFIIFDLEVAFLFPWAVAFGKLGATGFWSMVVFLAVLTVGFAYEWKKGALEWD is encoded by the coding sequence ATGAGCGGCATTCTGCAGAACTATCTTCCACTTGTCGTCTTTATAGGGGTAGCGGGCCTGATTGGCCTCGTGCTGCTGATCGCCCCCTTCATCGTGGCCTTCCAGCAGCCGGATCCGGAAAAGCTGTCGGCGTATGAGTGCGGTTTCAACGCCTTCGACGACGCCCGGATGAAGTTCGACGTCCGCTTCTACCTGGTCGCCATCCTCTTCATCATCTTCGACCTTGAGGTGGCGTTCCTGTTCCCCTGGGCAGTCGCGTTCGGAAAGCTTGGTGCGACCGGCTTCTGGTCCATGGTGGTGTTCCTCGCCGTGCTGACGGTGGGGTTTGCCTATGAATGGAAGAAAGGGGCACTCGAATGGGATTGA
- the pepT gene encoding peptidase T, with protein MSLTFTHTVTERFLRYVTIDTQSDPESPTSPSTEKQKDLGRVLVTELRDMGVEDAHLDDYGYVYATIPSNTDKKVPVICFCSHMDTSPDCSGKDVKPQIVKNYRGGDITLSADPTQVIRFAEHPALKNQIGNDIVTTDGTTLLGADNKAGVAEIMDAAHFFINNPDVKHGTIKILFTPDEEIGRGVDNVDIKKLGADFGYTMDGESAGSVEDETFSADGATIIIQGVSAHPGYAKGKMEHAIKIAAAIVERLPKEGCSPETTSGKQGFLHPIGISGALEQATLSFIVRDFTEEGLKEKEALLEGIVKDVMKDYPRSTYKFEVREQYRNMKQVIDRHPHILEYAIEAIRRAGLRPMRTAIRGGTDGSRLSFMGLPCPNIFAGEHAFHSRLEWVSRQDMEKAVQTIVHLAMIWEERA; from the coding sequence ATGTCCCTCACCTTCACCCACACCGTGACCGAGCGCTTCCTGCGCTACGTCACCATCGACACCCAGTCCGATCCCGAATCCCCCACATCACCCTCGACCGAGAAGCAGAAGGATCTCGGCCGCGTGCTCGTCACCGAGCTCAGGGACATGGGCGTGGAAGATGCCCATCTCGACGACTACGGCTATGTCTACGCGACGATCCCGTCCAACACCGACAAGAAAGTGCCGGTGATCTGCTTCTGCTCGCACATGGACACCTCACCCGACTGCTCGGGCAAGGACGTCAAGCCGCAGATCGTGAAGAATTATCGCGGCGGCGACATTACGCTGTCAGCCGACCCCACCCAGGTGATCCGCTTCGCCGAGCATCCCGCGCTCAAGAACCAGATCGGCAACGACATCGTCACGACCGACGGCACGACTCTGCTGGGCGCCGACAACAAGGCCGGCGTCGCCGAGATCATGGACGCCGCGCATTTCTTCATCAACAACCCGGACGTGAAGCACGGCACCATCAAGATCCTGTTCACGCCCGATGAAGAGATCGGCCGCGGTGTCGACAATGTCGACATCAAGAAGCTCGGCGCCGATTTCGGCTACACCATGGACGGCGAGAGCGCCGGCAGCGTCGAGGACGAGACCTTCTCGGCCGACGGGGCCACCATCATCATCCAGGGCGTCAGCGCCCATCCCGGCTATGCCAAGGGCAAGATGGAGCACGCGATCAAGATCGCAGCCGCCATCGTCGAGCGCCTGCCGAAGGAAGGCTGCTCGCCGGAGACCACCTCGGGCAAGCAGGGCTTTCTGCATCCGATCGGCATCTCCGGCGCGCTGGAGCAGGCGACGCTGTCCTTCATCGTGCGCGACTTCACCGAGGAAGGCCTGAAGGAGAAGGAGGCGCTGCTCGAGGGCATCGTCAAGGACGTGATGAAGGACTATCCGCGCTCGACCTACAAGTTCGAGGTGCGCGAGCAGTACCGCAACATGAAGCAGGTGATCGACCGTCACCCGCACATCCTCGAATACGCCATCGAAGCGATCCGCCGCGCTGGGCTGCGCCCGATGCGCACCGCGATCCGCGGCGGCACCGACGGCTCACGCCTCTCCTTCATGGGCCTGCCCTGCCCCAACATCTTTGCCGGCGAGCACGCGTTTCACTCGCGGTTGGAATGGGTCAGCCGGCAGGACATGGAAAAGGCGGTGCAGACCATCGTGCATCTCGCGATGATCTGGGAAGAGCGGGCGTAG
- a CDS encoding FixH family protein: MTTFNVARAAMAALIGAAFAGLALPAHAEIKNYEFQLVQPTVKAGADRIVTVRLVDKTTGKAVPDAVIFASRLDMAPDGMQEMVTKVTSMPGTEPGTYRFKANFGMAGRWQLSLGAKVQGETGTVENKLVVTAEQ; encoded by the coding sequence ATGACGACCTTCAACGTCGCGCGCGCCGCCATGGCCGCACTGATCGGTGCTGCCTTCGCAGGGTTGGCCCTGCCGGCTCATGCCGAAATCAAGAACTACGAATTCCAGCTCGTTCAGCCGACCGTCAAGGCCGGCGCCGATCGCATCGTCACGGTGCGGCTGGTCGACAAGACCACCGGCAAGGCGGTGCCTGACGCGGTGATCTTCGCCAGCCGGCTCGACATGGCCCCGGACGGCATGCAGGAGATGGTCACCAAGGTCACGTCGATGCCGGGCACGGAGCCCGGGACCTACCGGTTCAAGGCCAATTTCGGCATGGCCGGGCGCTGGCAGCTCTCGCTCGGCGCCAAGGTGCAGGGCGAGACCGGCACGGTCGAAAACAAGCTCGTCGTCACGGCCGAGCAATGA
- a CDS encoding MarR family winged helix-turn-helix transcriptional regulator: MSQKPSRGGRMSPDMDESAVPAPITVMLSSRLMVLANLLKRGAILRYKRVAGLNSVEFGLVASLGRRPPMSVARLAEAVGQDKGQISRALAGLSSRKLIAKTPNPHDSREVLISLTKAGLAAHDAIVASAQERNRRLLQQLSKDELDSLLAQIDRLTAAAEEMLDAEKDPD; the protein is encoded by the coding sequence ATGAGCCAGAAGCCGAGCAGAGGCGGGCGGATGTCGCCCGACATGGACGAGAGCGCGGTGCCCGCGCCGATCACCGTGATGCTGTCATCGCGGCTGATGGTGCTTGCCAATCTGCTCAAGCGCGGCGCCATCCTGCGCTACAAGCGCGTCGCCGGATTGAACTCGGTGGAGTTCGGCCTCGTCGCCTCGCTTGGCCGGCGTCCGCCGATGAGCGTGGCGCGGCTCGCCGAAGCGGTGGGGCAAGACAAGGGACAGATCAGCCGCGCACTCGCGGGCCTGTCGTCACGCAAGCTGATCGCGAAGACGCCCAATCCGCACGACAGCCGCGAGGTGCTGATCTCGCTGACCAAGGCAGGGCTCGCCGCACATGACGCAATCGTTGCCAGCGCGCAGGAGCGCAATCGGCGCCTGCTGCAGCAGTTGAGCAAGGACGAGCTCGACTCGCTGCTGGCGCAGATCGATCGCCTGACTGCAGCCGCCGAAGAGATGTTGGATGCGGAAAAGGATCCGGACTGA
- a CDS encoding TonB-dependent siderophore receptor, giving the protein MLRSAGLATASALVLLPQASVAQSSGSSSQSGAQALPPVAVASPEPRRRAAAAATRRTPRAAQSANERKPQPERNVGFVETPRGPVHGYVAGRSSSGTKTNTPIMETPQSVSVIGAEQIRDQKPTKLDEALRYTAGVRAGTFGADTRNDWWLIRGFKSDDIGLFLDGVQLFYTAYASWRLPPSNMERIEVLRGPSAVLYGGSSPSGIVNVISKLPPTEPIRYIETGVNNFGNAYVGFDVGGPVVTQPQDGKLFYRVVGEVRNGDTQVNFTPDNNYFIAPSVTWKPDADTTFTVLASASKTDTRGINFLPYKGTVTSAPFGKIPTSFFAGDPSVDKFTREQEMLGYQFERNLTDDLTFRQNARFAHVDLTYRGYVGSGWTNVNTGSLARYNWYAKDTANQADLDNQLEYRFNTGPVKHTMLFGVDLKGYQIDDYQAFGFGVPSINVLNPSYGAAEVPLPTSPFRNYLITQKQAGTYLQDQMKLGNFTLVLSGRNDWVETTQAARDSGAIVGQRDDSKFSGRAGLIYNFDNGIAPYISYATSYNPVIGLNASNQLLLPETGKQVEVGLKVQPKWFDGYFTVSAFDLKRQNALTTDPSNVLLQNQTGEVTSRGIELEAVANVTKELKLIGAFTSYHLFTSKDLDSSLIGKTPTNTPELLVSGWADYTFKEGPLAGFGFGGGVRYVGSSWADAANTLEVPAVVLGDLAVHYEWQNWRTAINVINLTDKIYVASCASEGACFYGDRRRVTASVSYKW; this is encoded by the coding sequence ATGCTGCGGTCGGCGGGACTTGCGACCGCGTCCGCTTTGGTACTGTTGCCGCAAGCTTCGGTCGCTCAATCCTCGGGATCCTCGTCGCAGAGCGGCGCGCAAGCCTTGCCGCCGGTTGCCGTGGCTTCGCCCGAGCCCCGCCGCCGTGCGGCGGCCGCGGCGACGCGGCGAACGCCGCGGGCAGCGCAGAGCGCGAACGAGCGAAAGCCGCAGCCTGAGCGCAATGTCGGATTCGTCGAGACGCCGCGCGGCCCGGTTCATGGTTATGTCGCGGGCCGCAGCTCGTCCGGCACCAAGACCAACACGCCGATCATGGAGACGCCGCAATCGGTGTCGGTCATCGGCGCCGAGCAGATCCGCGACCAGAAGCCGACCAAGCTGGACGAAGCCCTGCGCTACACCGCCGGCGTGCGCGCCGGTACCTTCGGCGCCGACACCCGCAACGACTGGTGGCTGATCCGCGGCTTCAAGTCGGACGACATCGGACTGTTCCTCGACGGCGTGCAGCTGTTCTACACGGCCTATGCGAGCTGGCGGCTTCCGCCATCCAACATGGAGCGCATCGAAGTGCTGCGCGGTCCGTCTGCGGTGCTCTATGGCGGATCGAGCCCGAGCGGCATTGTCAACGTCATCAGCAAGCTGCCGCCAACCGAGCCGATCCGCTACATCGAGACCGGGGTCAACAATTTCGGCAACGCCTATGTCGGCTTCGACGTCGGTGGTCCCGTCGTGACGCAGCCCCAGGACGGCAAGCTGTTCTACCGCGTCGTCGGTGAGGTCAGGAACGGCGACACGCAGGTCAACTTCACACCCGACAACAACTACTTCATCGCACCGTCCGTCACCTGGAAGCCGGACGCCGACACGACCTTCACGGTCCTTGCCTCGGCCTCCAAGACCGATACCCGCGGCATCAACTTCCTGCCCTACAAGGGTACGGTGACGAGCGCGCCGTTCGGCAAGATCCCGACCAGCTTCTTCGCCGGCGATCCCAGCGTGGACAAGTTCACGCGCGAGCAGGAGATGCTCGGCTACCAGTTCGAGCGCAATCTCACCGACGATTTGACGTTCCGGCAGAATGCGCGTTTCGCGCATGTCGATTTGACCTATCGAGGCTACGTCGGCAGCGGTTGGACAAACGTCAACACAGGCTCGCTCGCCCGCTACAATTGGTATGCGAAGGACACCGCCAACCAGGCCGATCTCGACAACCAGCTGGAGTACCGTTTCAACACCGGTCCGGTGAAGCACACCATGCTGTTCGGCGTCGATCTGAAGGGCTACCAGATCGACGACTACCAGGCCTTCGGGTTCGGCGTGCCCTCGATCAACGTCCTCAACCCCTCTTACGGCGCAGCCGAGGTTCCGTTGCCGACCTCGCCTTTCCGCAACTACCTGATCACGCAGAAGCAGGCCGGCACCTATCTTCAGGACCAGATGAAGCTCGGCAATTTCACGCTGGTGCTGAGCGGCCGCAACGACTGGGTCGAGACGACGCAGGCCGCCCGTGACAGCGGCGCCATCGTCGGCCAGCGCGACGACAGCAAGTTCAGCGGGCGCGCCGGGCTGATCTACAATTTCGACAACGGAATTGCGCCCTACATCTCCTATGCGACGAGCTACAATCCGGTCATTGGCCTCAATGCAAGCAACCAGTTGCTCCTGCCGGAAACCGGCAAGCAGGTCGAGGTCGGCCTGAAGGTGCAGCCGAAATGGTTCGATGGTTACTTCACGGTCTCGGCCTTCGACCTGAAGCGCCAGAACGCACTGACCACCGATCCGTCAAATGTGTTGTTGCAGAACCAGACCGGCGAGGTCACCTCGCGCGGCATCGAGCTCGAGGCGGTGGCCAATGTCACGAAGGAGCTGAAGCTGATCGGCGCCTTCACCAGCTATCATCTCTTCACCAGCAAGGACCTGGATTCATCGCTGATCGGCAAGACGCCGACCAACACGCCAGAGCTCCTGGTGTCAGGCTGGGCCGACTACACGTTCAAGGAGGGACCGCTGGCGGGCTTCGGCTTCGGCGGGGGCGTGCGCTACGTCGGCTCGTCCTGGGCCGACGCTGCCAACACACTCGAGGTTCCCGCGGTCGTGCTCGGCGATCTCGCGGTCCATTACGAATGGCAGAACTGGCGCACGGCGATCAACGTCATCAACCTGACCGACAAGATCTATGTCGCGAGCTGCGCCTCGGAAGGGGCCTGCTTCTACGGCGACCGCCGGCGCGTCACCGCCAGCGTGTCCTATAAATGGTGA
- a CDS encoding autotransporter domain-containing protein: MPALADGGSGGIGVGYPGGTGGTDSATGLGGTGGDGTFGFAGGGGGGGAGVAGGGGGTGEGQGGFTASGGAGGASAGANGADGSTSVVFNVGGGGGGGGAHGAVVTTTTTNSATVTGGNGGNGGNDTGSAGGGGGGAGGYGVVVNGSGLAYSNSGTVAGGRGGAGGVGFGSGGVSGNGGSGGIGVDFTGSASLVNFGTISGGNGGAAGAGTAGATNGTAGAGGAGIVGAGLTIINSGNIIGGLAGDGVTRANAITFTGGTNVLELWAGSAITGNVVASSAADTLRLGGTTNASFDVSQIGATAQYQGFGVFEKSGSSTWTLTGTNAAAQPWAIDAGTLLVNGTMSSASMTVNTGGTLGGTGTVGSVTVASGGTFAPGTPGSTMTISGNLAFQSGALYLVQVNPTTASSAVTGTANLTGGSVQTVFAAGSYVGKSYDILHASGGITGSFTGVSGNVPAGFSESLSTTTTDVFLNLTATLGQGAGLNGNQQNVAGAINTFFNNGGALPPNFVGVFGLTGGNLSNALTQLSGEAGTGAQQGAFQFMGQFLGLMIDPFADGRGGAPGAGGALGFAPERAALPEDIGLAYARVMKAPVAKAPPPVAFEQRWTAWASGFGGYNSTKGDATVGSHDLTARAGGVAAGLDYRVSRDAVVGFSLAGGGTKWDLAQGFGSGKSDTFAGGVYGAIRSGAAYVAASFGGGNHWMSTDRFAAFGDHLTASFNGESFGGRIEGGYRYGVGSFGVTPYAALQAQSFRTPTYSETDLTGGGFGLTYNGRTASDTRSELGARFDHVALVASDAVLTFRGRLAWAHDWISNPTLAAAFQALPATGFLVNGATPAKDVALVSAGAELRLAKGISLLGKFDGEFAGKAQTYAGTGTVRVNW; this comes from the coding sequence ATGCCCGCGCTGGCGGATGGCGGCTCCGGTGGCATCGGCGTCGGCTATCCGGGCGGAACGGGCGGCACCGATTCTGCAACTGGTCTCGGCGGGACGGGCGGTGACGGGACGTTCGGCTTTGCCGGCGGCGGCGGCGGCGGTGGCGCCGGCGTGGCAGGCGGCGGCGGCGGCACAGGAGAGGGGCAAGGCGGCTTCACGGCGAGCGGTGGTGCGGGCGGCGCGAGCGCTGGCGCCAACGGCGCCGACGGGAGCACTAGCGTCGTCTTCAATGTCGGCGGCGGCGGAGGCGGCGGCGGTGCCCATGGCGCGGTCGTCACCACAACGACAACCAATTCGGCCACGGTGACCGGCGGCAATGGTGGCAATGGCGGTAACGATACCGGCAGCGCCGGCGGCGGCGGCGGCGGCGCCGGCGGCTATGGGGTCGTGGTCAATGGCAGCGGCCTTGCCTATTCCAACAGCGGCACCGTCGCCGGAGGCCGCGGTGGCGCCGGCGGCGTCGGGTTCGGCAGCGGCGGCGTCAGCGGCAATGGCGGCAGCGGCGGCATCGGCGTCGATTTCACCGGCAGCGCCAGCCTGGTTAATTTCGGCACCATCAGTGGCGGCAATGGCGGTGCCGCGGGCGCGGGAACAGCCGGCGCCACAAACGGAACGGCTGGTGCGGGCGGCGCCGGCATCGTGGGGGCTGGCCTCACCATCATCAACAGCGGCAACATCATCGGCGGGCTCGCGGGCGACGGAGTGACCCGTGCCAACGCCATCACCTTCACCGGCGGTACCAACGTGCTGGAATTGTGGGCCGGTTCAGCCATCACCGGCAACGTCGTCGCCTCCAGCGCCGCCGACACGCTGCGGCTCGGCGGCACGACGAATGCGAGCTTCGACGTCTCGCAGATCGGCGCGACCGCGCAGTACCAGGGCTTCGGCGTGTTCGAGAAGAGCGGCAGCAGCACCTGGACACTGACCGGCACCAATGCCGCGGCGCAGCCCTGGGCGATCGACGCCGGCACGCTGCTGGTCAACGGCACCATGAGCAGCGCGAGCATGACGGTGAACACCGGCGGCACGCTCGGCGGCACCGGCACAGTGGGCAGCGTCACGGTGGCGAGCGGCGGCACGTTTGCCCCCGGCACGCCAGGCAGCACCATGACGATATCCGGCAATCTCGCCTTCCAGTCCGGCGCGCTCTACCTGGTGCAGGTCAATCCAACGACCGCATCGAGCGCCGTCACCGGCACCGCAAATCTCACCGGCGGCAGTGTGCAGACGGTGTTCGCCGCCGGCAGCTATGTGGGCAAGAGCTACGACATCCTGCACGCGAGCGGCGGCATCACCGGCAGCTTCACCGGCGTCAGCGGCAACGTGCCCGCCGGCTTCAGCGAAAGCCTGAGCACCACCACGACCGATGTGTTCCTGAACCTGACCGCCACGCTCGGCCAGGGTGCAGGCCTGAACGGCAACCAGCAGAACGTCGCCGGCGCGATCAACACCTTCTTCAACAATGGCGGCGCGCTGCCGCCGAATTTTGTCGGCGTGTTCGGTCTCACCGGCGGCAACCTCTCCAACGCGCTGACGCAGCTCTCGGGTGAAGCGGGCACCGGCGCGCAGCAGGGCGCGTTCCAGTTCATGGGCCAGTTCCTGGGGCTGATGATTGATCCCTTCGCCGATGGGCGCGGCGGGGCGCCCGGTGCGGGCGGCGCACTCGGCTTTGCGCCGGAGCGCGCGGCGTTGCCGGAGGACATCGGGCTTGCCTACGCGCGCGTGATGAAGGCGCCGGTCGCCAAGGCCCCTCCCCCTGTCGCGTTCGAGCAGCGCTGGACCGCATGGGCGAGCGGGTTCGGCGGCTATAACAGCACCAAGGGCGATGCCACCGTCGGCAGCCACGACCTCACCGCCCGCGCCGGCGGCGTCGCGGCCGGGCTCGACTACCGCGTCAGCCGCGATGCCGTGGTCGGCTTTTCGCTCGCCGGCGGCGGCACCAAGTGGGATCTGGCGCAAGGCTTCGGCAGCGGCAAGAGCGACACCTTCGCCGGCGGCGTCTACGGCGCCATCCGGTCCGGTGCCGCCTATGTCGCGGCCTCGTTCGGCGGCGGCAATCACTGGATGTCCACCGACCGCTTTGCCGCGTTCGGCGACCATCTCACCGCCAGCTTCAACGGCGAGAGCTTTGGCGGCCGCATCGAGGGCGGCTATCGCTATGGCGTTGGCAGCTTTGGCGTCACGCCCTACGCCGCGCTGCAGGCGCAGAGCTTCCGCACGCCGACCTACAGTGAAACCGATCTCACCGGCGGCGGCTTTGGCCTGACCTACAATGGACGGACCGCCAGCGACACCCGCAGTGAGCTCGGCGCGCGCTTCGATCACGTGGCCCTGGTTGCGTCGGATGCGGTGCTGACCTTCCGCGGCCGCCTCGCCTGGGCCCATGACTGGATCAGCAATCCGACGCTCGCCGCCGCCTTCCAGGCGCTGCCCGCTACCGGCTTCCTCGTCAACGGCGCAACGCCGGCCAAGGATGTGGCGCTGGTCTCCGCCGGCGCCGAGCTCAGGCTCGCGAAGGGGATCAGCCTGCTCGGCAAGTTCGACGGCGAATTCGCCGGCAAGGCGCAGACCTATGCCGGGACAGGGACCGTGCGGGTGAACTGGTAG